A window of the Lolium perenne isolate Kyuss_39 chromosome 7, Kyuss_2.0, whole genome shotgun sequence genome harbors these coding sequences:
- the LOC127312728 gene encoding putative F-box protein At5g55150 has protein sequence MKAPAPDWSELPVDIMCDVLKLLECPDLVRSAAVCRLWYNAYSIARRIGICLGHQTPCLLYCTEADGLKALGMYSLSERKTYTIPLPEPPILNWIGSSDGWLVTMDQKSELMLLNPITGNMIALPPVTTMEHVKPLLNDDGVLERYEVSYYDGQLPRVEDARSTFSLDEYGDLVYLKATLSGDPLVGECIVMLIHEPYMQLSFAKVGDTHWNWLNMHSYYSDCIYHAGWFYAMADEGAIDAYNLNEPSVIHKRLLPKILRTVSKCHIVQAGWGDVLQIIRKETYNYEQPEVRKYVTEFQVYKVDFDEKKRVKMTGIGDHALFVGKSTTSCFSIKDYPDLMPNHIYFTEDHEGTQSDHKDETRDMGVYSIENNTTTHVVYPELWMNWLPPIWLTPSLAKTGFLDNNIGGSNFIADDQ, from the coding sequence ATGAAAGCTCCAGCTCCAGATTGGTCCGAGCTTCCAGTCGACATAATGTGCGACGTGCTCAAGTTGCTCGAGTGCCCAGACCTCGTCCGATCCGCCGCCGTCTGCAGGCTCTGGTACAATGCCTACTCCATAGCCCGCCGCATCGGTATCTGCCTTGGCCACCAAACGCCCTGTCTACTCTACTGTACCGAGGCTGACGGGCTCAAAGCTCTTGGCATGTACAGTCTTTCCGAGCGGAAGACCTACACTATACCGCTCCCTGAACCTCCCATATTGAACTGGATCGGCTCATCGGACGGATGGCTAGTCACTATGGATCAGAAATCTGAACTGATGCTGCTTAACCCGATCACGGGTAACATGATTGCGCTCCCTCCGGTGACAACCATGGAGCATGTTAAGCCTCTCCTAAACGACGACGGGGTTCTTGAACGGTATGAGGTGTCTTACTACGATGGACAGCTTCCGAGGGTAGAGGATGCGCGTAGCACATTTTCTTTGGACGAGTATGGTGACCTGGTCTATTTAAAGGCAACTTTATCGGGTGATCCCTTAGTTGGTGAATGCATTGTCATGCTCATCCACGAGCCGTACATGCAGCTCTCGTTTGCCAAAGTAGGAGATACTCACTGGAACTGGCTCAACATGCATAGTTACTATTCAGATTGTATATACcatgccggatggttctacgcaATGGCTGATGAAGGTGCTATCGACGCGTACAACTTAAATGAACCATCTGTCATCCACAAGAGATTGTTACCCAAAATACTTCGGACGGTTTCGAAATGTCACATTGTTCAGGCAGGATGGGGAGATGTCCTCCAAATCATTAGGAAGGAGACATATAATTATGAACAACCAGAAGTTCGGAAGTATGTCACTGAATTCCAAGTGTACAAGGTTGATTTTGATGAGAAGAAGCGTGTCAAGATGACAGGAATAGGAGACCATGCATTGTTTGTTGGGAAAAGCACGACATCTTGCTTTAGCATAAAGGATTACCCAGACTTGATGCCAAACCATATATATTTTACTGAAGATCACGAAGGAACACAATCTGACCATAAAGATGAAACTCGTGACATGGGAGTTTACAGCATTGAGAATAATACCACAACTCATGTGGTTTATCCTGAACTTTGGATGAATTGGTTGCCTCCCATATGGCTGACGCCGAGTCTTGCAAAAACTG